The Solenopsis invicta isolate M01_SB chromosome 12, UNIL_Sinv_3.0, whole genome shotgun sequence genome window below encodes:
- the LOC105194396 gene encoding ubiquitin-conjugating enzyme E2-17 kDa has translation MALKRINKELQDLGRDPPAQCSAGPVGDDLFHWQATIMGPPDSPYQGGVFFLTIHFPTDYPFKPPKVAFTTRIYHPNINSNGSICLDILRSQWSPALTISKVLLSICSLLCDPNPDDPLVPEIARIYKTDREKYNELAREWTRKYAM, from the exons gaaCTTCAGGATCTGGGAAGAGATCCGCCAGCACAATGCTCAGCTGGACCTGTAGGAGATGATT tattcCACTGGCAAGCAACAATCATGGGACCA CCTGATAGTCCGTATCAAGGAGGGGTATTTTTCCTAACAATACACTTTCCAACAGATTATCCATTTAAACCACCTAAG GTGGCATTCACGACTAGAATCTATCATCCCAATATTAACAGTAATGGAAGTATTTGTTTGGATATTCTACGATCTCAATGGTCTCCTGCACTCACCATATCAAAGG TGTTACTGTCAATATGCTCCTTGCTGTGCGATCCAAATCCAGATGACCCATTGGTACCAGAGATAGCCAGGATATACAAAACTGACAGGGAGAAGTATAATGAATTGGCACGTGAATGGACGCGCAAGTATGCCATGTGA